Proteins found in one Solitalea lacus genomic segment:
- a CDS encoding alpha/beta hydrolase gives MTAILLYFFQNYFFYHPERLPKNFRFVYPEKFEEFEIRVPNGSYIDALLFKGRNSKGVVLYFKGNTRSIKGWSKFRTDFLNSGYDFFIFDYPGFGKSTGHPTETEIFHNTEAVYEKVKELYPEDRIIIYGRSLGSGFATRIASLNNPRLLILDSPFYSLKKLAKYYSWILPLKMILKFNVPLNEYIKDVSCPIIIFHGNRDRIIPYKFSKQLKSEFPEKIKLLTINGGKHNNLPLFDEYHLQLNEILKLLL, from the coding sequence GTGACAGCAATTCTTCTCTATTTCTTTCAGAATTATTTCTTCTATCACCCTGAGAGGTTGCCTAAAAACTTTCGATTTGTTTATCCTGAAAAGTTCGAAGAGTTTGAGATACGGGTGCCAAATGGTAGTTATATTGATGCTTTGCTATTCAAAGGAAGAAATTCTAAGGGCGTGGTTCTTTACTTCAAAGGTAATACCCGTTCCATCAAAGGTTGGAGCAAGTTCAGAACTGATTTCCTTAATTCAGGTTATGATTTTTTTATTTTTGACTACCCAGGGTTCGGGAAAAGTACAGGACATCCGACCGAAACAGAAATATTTCATAATACCGAAGCTGTATATGAAAAAGTAAAAGAACTATACCCGGAAGACAGGATCATCATTTACGGAAGATCGTTGGGTAGTGGCTTTGCCACCAGGATTGCTTCATTGAATAACCCGCGTTTATTAATATTGGATTCACCCTTTTATAGCTTAAAGAAACTGGCCAAATATTACAGCTGGATCCTACCCTTAAAAATGATATTGAAATTCAATGTACCTCTCAATGAATATATAAAAGATGTATCCTGCCCCATAATTATTTTTCATGGTAACCGCGATAGAATTATACCATACAAGTTCAGCAAACAATTGAAATCAGAGTTCCCTGAAAAAATAAAACTCCTAACCATCAACGGGGGAAAACATAACAACCTGCCATTATTTGATGAGTATCATCTACAGCTGAATGAAATCCTAAAACTGCTGTTATGA
- a CDS encoding alpha/beta hydrolase, whose protein sequence is MMTIIWIIIGLAVALVFGNILTYTFQYHILFRPRKMSDDHPFHFQVHFEEINLITPGNGKINCLWFKANNEKSKKGVILYFHGNVGNLLRWGHIYDQEFHKLGLDLIMMDYRGYGKSKGRINEKFFFKDAEAVFMFAKQHYSSQEIIIYGRSIGSGLASYLASEVYARKLILETPFSSISDLFHSYYPFLPKLFVFRFPFKNKEYLKSVPYPIIVIVGANDKITPVRSSRELKKSLKKDDKYVIIKDGKHNNLSSFSEFYELIKKELS, encoded by the coding sequence ATGATGACAATAATCTGGATAATAATTGGTCTGGCAGTTGCACTAGTGTTTGGAAACATTCTAACATATACTTTTCAGTATCATATATTATTCCGGCCCCGAAAGATGTCTGATGATCATCCCTTTCATTTTCAAGTCCATTTTGAAGAGATAAATCTCATCACTCCAGGAAATGGCAAGATCAACTGTTTGTGGTTTAAAGCCAATAATGAAAAATCAAAAAAAGGTGTTATCCTTTATTTCCATGGAAACGTTGGCAATCTGTTACGTTGGGGACATATATATGATCAGGAATTTCACAAACTGGGACTTGATCTGATTATGATGGATTACCGCGGTTACGGTAAAAGCAAAGGCAGGATCAACGAAAAGTTTTTTTTTAAAGATGCAGAAGCTGTCTTCATGTTTGCCAAACAGCATTATTCATCACAAGAAATCATTATTTACGGCAGAAGTATAGGTAGTGGATTGGCTTCTTATCTGGCTTCTGAAGTTTACGCCCGGAAACTCATACTGGAAACTCCTTTTTCATCTATATCAGACTTATTTCATTCATATTATCCATTTCTTCCTAAATTGTTTGTGTTCCGATTTCCTTTTAAGAACAAGGAATACCTTAAAAGTGTGCCATATCCTATCATTGTTATTGTTGGCGCTAATGATAAAATTACCCCTGTAAGAAGCTCCAGAGAATTAAAGAAATCGTTAAAGAAAGATGACAAGTATGTCATTATTAAAGATGGGAAACATAACAACCTTTCTTCATTCTCAGAATTTTATGAACTGATAAAAAAAGAGTTGTCCTGA
- a CDS encoding AAA family ATPase, with product MIVIVFGLPGSGKSYFASRLAEMINADYINSDRLRMEMYAVRTYSEEEKLSVYDKMLEKVRHSNVDNRNTIVDGTFYKKDIRKKFTDELRAYGTIFFIEVRAEKSIIRERLKNPRSYSEADFNTYKKIKTQWEPMEDDHLVLESTNDNIEEMLLQAVNHLNYGERRNK from the coding sequence ATGATCGTAATTGTGTTTGGCTTGCCAGGTTCTGGTAAAAGTTATTTTGCTTCCCGTCTTGCTGAAATGATAAATGCTGATTATATAAACAGTGACAGATTAAGGATGGAGATGTATGCTGTCAGAACGTATTCTGAAGAAGAGAAACTTTCAGTTTATGATAAAATGCTGGAAAAAGTAAGGCACTCAAATGTGGATAATAGAAATACAATAGTAGACGGTACATTTTATAAAAAAGATATCAGGAAAAAATTCACAGATGAATTAAGGGCCTATGGTACTATCTTTTTTATTGAAGTAAGAGCTGAAAAATCCATCATCCGTGAACGGCTAAAAAATCCCAGGTCGTACAGTGAGGCAGATTTTAACACCTATAAAAAGATAAAGACCCAATGGGAGCCTATGGAGGATGATCACCTAGTGCTGGAATCGACAAACGATAATATCGAAGAGATGTTATTGCAGGCTGTTAACCATTTAAATTATGGAGAAAGAAGAAATAAATAA